A single window of Sphingobacterium sp. ML3W DNA harbors:
- the lepA gene encoding translation elongation factor 4 — protein sequence MKQIRNFCIIAHIDHGKSTLADRLLEYTNTITKREAQAQLLDNMDLERERGITIKSHAIQMNYIQDGQEYILNLIDTPGHVDFSYEVSRSIAACEGALLIVDASQGIQAQTISNLYLALEHDLEIIPILNKMDLPGAMPEEVKDQIIDLIGGQREDIIPASGKTGLGIPDILKAIIARVPAPVGDPAAPLQALIFDSVFNSFRGIMAYFKVVNGEIRKGDKVKFVATGKEYSADEIGTLKLNQVAKDVIRTGDVGYIISGIKEAREVKVGDTITHKERPCTGAIQGFEEVKPMVFAGIYPVDTEDYEELRESMHRLQLNDASLVFEPESSVALGFGFRCGFLGMLHMEIIQERLEREFDMTVITTVPNVSYKAYLTKDNEEVQVHNPSDLPDPSKLNAIQEPYIKANIITKSDFVGPIMSLCIQKRGTVINQSYLTSDRVELVFEMPMGEIVFDFYDKLKTISKGYASFDYTQIGYRQSDLVRLDILLNDEPVDALSSLIHRSNAYDFGKKICEKLKELLPRQQFEIRIQASIGMKIIARETISALRKDVTAKCYGGDISRKRKLLEKQKKGKKRMRQVGNVEIPQSAFMAVLKLD from the coding sequence CCATTACAAAACGTGAAGCGCAGGCACAATTACTTGATAATATGGATTTGGAACGTGAACGTGGTATTACCATCAAAAGTCACGCCATCCAAATGAATTATATACAGGACGGTCAAGAGTATATTTTAAATTTAATTGATACTCCCGGACACGTCGATTTCTCGTATGAAGTGTCACGCTCAATAGCAGCCTGTGAAGGTGCTTTATTGATTGTAGATGCTTCTCAAGGAATTCAAGCACAAACAATCTCCAATCTTTATTTAGCTCTTGAGCATGATTTGGAAATTATCCCAATTTTAAATAAAATGGATCTTCCGGGTGCAATGCCTGAGGAAGTAAAAGATCAAATTATTGATTTAATTGGTGGTCAACGTGAAGATATTATTCCAGCATCAGGTAAAACTGGTTTGGGTATTCCAGATATTTTAAAAGCGATTATAGCGCGTGTACCAGCACCAGTAGGTGATCCGGCTGCACCATTACAAGCTTTGATCTTTGACTCTGTATTTAACTCTTTCCGTGGTATCATGGCCTATTTCAAGGTTGTAAATGGAGAGATTCGCAAAGGTGATAAAGTGAAATTTGTTGCAACAGGGAAAGAATATTCTGCGGATGAAATCGGTACATTGAAGTTAAATCAAGTTGCCAAGGATGTTATTAGAACGGGCGATGTTGGTTATATTATATCAGGTATCAAAGAAGCGCGTGAAGTAAAAGTAGGGGATACCATTACGCATAAAGAAAGACCTTGTACTGGAGCTATTCAAGGATTTGAAGAAGTGAAACCAATGGTTTTTGCAGGTATATATCCTGTTGATACGGAGGACTATGAAGAATTACGGGAGTCCATGCATCGTTTGCAATTGAATGATGCTTCTTTGGTTTTTGAACCAGAGTCATCAGTAGCTTTAGGTTTTGGATTCCGTTGTGGTTTCTTGGGAATGCTCCACATGGAGATTATCCAAGAACGCCTTGAGCGTGAATTTGATATGACGGTTATCACAACGGTTCCCAACGTGTCTTACAAGGCTTATTTAACAAAAGACAATGAAGAGGTTCAAGTGCACAACCCGTCAGATTTACCTGATCCAAGTAAGCTGAATGCTATTCAAGAGCCTTATATCAAAGCAAATATCATTACCAAATCTGATTTCGTAGGGCCAATTATGTCGCTATGTATTCAAAAACGTGGTACTGTTATTAATCAATCATATTTAACTTCCGATCGTGTTGAATTGGTTTTTGAAATGCCAATGGGTGAGATTGTATTTGATTTTTACGATAAATTGAAGACGATATCTAAAGGGTATGCTTCTTTCGATTATACTCAAATCGGTTACCGCCAATCAGATCTAGTACGTTTGGATATTCTCTTGAATGATGAGCCTGTCGATGCATTATCATCTTTGATTCACAGAAGTAATGCATATGATTTTGGTAAGAAAATTTGTGAAAAGTTAAAGGAACTATTACCTCGTCAGCAGTTTGAAATTCGTATCCAAGCATCTATTGGGATGAAGATCATTGCTCGTGAGACGATTTCTGCATTACGTAAGGATGTAACAGCAAAATGTTATGGAGGGGATATTTCTCGTAAGCGTAAGCTATTGGAAAAACAGAAGAAAGGTAAAAAACGTATGCGTCAAGTAGGTAACGTTGAAATTCCACAATCGGCATTCATGGCAGTACTGAAATTAGATTAG
- a CDS encoding bifunctional 5,10-methylenetetrahydrofolate dehydrogenase/5,10-methenyltetrahydrofolate cyclohydrolase: MNLLDGKLVSAKIKEDIKIDAADFTAKAGRKPHLVAILVGNDGGSETYVASKMRNCELVGFESTNIRYDVDVTEEELIAKIQEINADATIDGLIVQLPLPKHIDPDKITEAIDYRKDVDGFHPINLGRMQRNLPCFIPATPYGIMLMLDYYQIDTAGKHAVVVGRSNIVGSPMSILLARNSNPGNCTVTLTHSRTQDLKTEVLRADIIVAAIGKKNFVTADMVKEGAVVIDVGINRENSTETKSGFKLYGDVDFEHVAPKASWITPVPGGVGLMTIVGLLKNTLEAAKGSIYPKG, translated from the coding sequence ATGAATTTATTAGACGGTAAACTCGTATCAGCTAAAATAAAAGAAGACATCAAAATAGATGCAGCTGATTTTACAGCGAAAGCTGGACGTAAACCTCATTTGGTAGCTATCTTAGTTGGAAACGACGGTGGTAGTGAAACCTATGTGGCGAGTAAAATGCGTAATTGTGAATTAGTAGGTTTTGAATCTACCAATATTCGTTACGATGTTGATGTGACTGAAGAAGAATTGATTGCGAAAATTCAAGAAATTAATGCCGACGCAACCATTGATGGTTTAATCGTTCAATTGCCACTTCCAAAGCATATCGATCCCGATAAAATAACAGAGGCTATTGATTACCGTAAAGATGTAGATGGATTTCATCCGATCAATTTGGGTAGAATGCAACGTAATTTGCCTTGCTTTATCCCAGCGACTCCTTACGGTATTATGTTGATGCTTGATTATTATCAAATTGATACAGCAGGTAAGCATGCAGTAGTTGTAGGTAGAAGTAATATCGTTGGTTCGCCAATGAGTATCCTGCTAGCACGTAATTCAAATCCAGGGAATTGTACCGTTACATTAACGCATAGTCGTACGCAAGATTTGAAGACTGAAGTTTTGCGCGCAGATATTATTGTAGCAGCAATAGGGAAGAAAAATTTCGTAACTGCTGATATGGTAAAAGAAGGTGCTGTTGTCATTGATGTGGGAATCAATAGAGAAAATTCTACAGAAACAAAATCTGGATTTAAATTATACGGAGATGTGGATTTTGAGCATGTGGCACCAAAAGCTTCTTGGATAACGCCTGTACCGGGTGGAGTTGGCTTGATGACTATCGTCGGGCTCTTAAAGAATACATTGGAAGCAGCTAAGGGGAGCATTTATCCAAAGGGATAA
- the hisD gene encoding histidinol dehydrogenase: MLKTFEYATLTPAELLALTTRNTDPSHAIQDTVLDIIQEVRQNGDKALIHYAQQFDKVELEKLYLDSDDIDALASTINRDQQRALEIAFQNIHKFHSSQVKRERVVETTAGVKCWREIRPIEKVGLYIPGGSAVLPSTLLMLGVPARIAGCKEIVVCSPPQKSGKINGFVAYCLKLLKIERIYLVGGAQAIAAMAFGTETIPQVYKIFGPGNQFVTKAKSIVQGMTNVSIDMPAGPSEVLVIADETATPAFVAADLLAQAEHGADSQAVLVATSASIIAEVNLELEKQLAVLPRFELANKAIENSYAVLVTDLQKAIAFSNAYAPEHLILETDEWERLIRLILNAGSVFLGHLTPESVGDYASGTNHTLPTSGYAKSYSGVSVDSFVKKITFQHISPDGLLNIGSTVEILAELEGLHAHKNAVSIRKMK, from the coding sequence ATGCTTAAAACTTTTGAATATGCTACGCTAACACCAGCAGAACTGCTGGCATTAACGACGCGTAATACAGACCCTTCCCATGCTATCCAAGATACTGTTTTGGATATTATACAAGAGGTACGTCAAAATGGCGATAAAGCTTTAATTCACTATGCACAGCAATTTGACAAAGTTGAGCTAGAAAAGCTTTATCTCGACTCCGACGATATTGATGCATTAGCGTCTACCATTAATCGCGATCAACAAAGAGCTTTAGAAATTGCCTTTCAAAATATTCATAAATTTCACTCTTCACAAGTAAAACGTGAGCGTGTCGTAGAAACAACAGCAGGCGTAAAATGTTGGCGAGAAATTCGTCCGATTGAGAAGGTAGGTCTTTATATCCCTGGCGGTTCTGCCGTATTACCTAGCACCTTATTGATGCTAGGGGTACCCGCTCGAATTGCCGGCTGTAAAGAGATTGTTGTTTGTTCTCCACCTCAAAAAAGCGGAAAAATTAATGGTTTTGTAGCCTATTGTCTCAAACTTTTAAAAATAGAGCGCATCTATCTAGTCGGTGGAGCCCAAGCCATTGCCGCAATGGCTTTCGGTACAGAAACCATTCCTCAAGTATATAAAATATTTGGACCTGGTAATCAATTTGTAACTAAGGCAAAAAGTATTGTTCAAGGAATGACAAATGTTAGCATCGACATGCCGGCAGGTCCTTCCGAAGTATTGGTCATTGCTGACGAGACGGCAACACCTGCTTTTGTTGCTGCTGATTTATTAGCACAAGCAGAGCATGGAGCGGACAGCCAAGCGGTATTGGTCGCGACATCGGCAAGTATTATTGCGGAGGTAAATCTAGAACTAGAAAAACAATTAGCTGTTTTACCGCGTTTTGAATTAGCAAACAAGGCAATCGAAAATTCCTATGCTGTATTGGTAACCGATCTACAAAAAGCAATTGCATTTAGTAATGCTTATGCCCCTGAACATCTGATTTTAGAGACAGATGAATGGGAACGTTTAATCCGTCTTATTTTAAATGCAGGTTCTGTATTTTTAGGACATTTAACACCAGAGAGCGTAGGTGATTATGCTTCAGGAACGAATCATACGCTTCCGACTTCTGGCTATGCAAAATCTTATTCTGGTGTATCGGTTGATTCTTTTGTTAAAAAGATTACTTTCCAACACATCAGTCCAGACGGTTTATTAAATATAGGTTCCACTGTAGAGATTCTTGCAGAATTAGAAGGGCTACACGCACATAAGAACGCTGTTAGTATTCGGAAAATGAAGTAA
- the hisG gene encoding ATP phosphoribosyltransferase: protein MKNLKIAIQKSGRLNEKSVQLLKNCGLDFENYKSSLITTVSNFPLEILFLRDDDIPGYVEQGIADLGIVGENVIDETESEVNYLQRLGFGKCTLKLAVQKDSHIKDLKDLNGKSIATSYPVILKKFLDEYRIEADIQMISGSVEIAPGLGLSDAICDIVSTGGTLKNNGLKQFADVRKSEAILIGRPGIEDNEILAELLQRIQSVLLAKETKYVVLNVEKINLPTITALLHGVKSPTVVPLAEEGWVAVHTVISEDDFWDKINKLKSAGAQGIVVMPIEKIIM from the coding sequence TTGAAAAATCTTAAAATTGCTATCCAAAAATCGGGTAGACTAAACGAAAAGTCTGTTCAATTACTCAAAAACTGTGGTCTTGACTTCGAAAACTATAAAAGTTCTTTAATAACAACCGTTTCTAATTTTCCTCTTGAAATTCTTTTCCTTCGTGACGATGATATCCCAGGATACGTAGAACAAGGGATTGCAGATCTAGGAATAGTTGGAGAAAACGTTATTGATGAAACAGAATCTGAGGTTAATTACTTACAGCGTCTTGGTTTTGGAAAATGCACTTTGAAATTAGCCGTTCAAAAAGACAGTCATATTAAAGATCTTAAAGATCTAAATGGCAAATCTATCGCAACCTCTTACCCCGTTATCTTAAAGAAGTTTTTGGATGAATATCGTATTGAGGCGGATATCCAAATGATTTCAGGTTCTGTAGAAATTGCACCTGGATTGGGGCTTAGCGATGCTATCTGTGATATTGTTTCCACCGGCGGGACACTAAAAAATAATGGACTCAAACAGTTTGCTGATGTCCGTAAATCTGAAGCGATATTAATTGGTCGCCCGGGTATAGAGGATAATGAAATCTTAGCAGAACTTTTACAAAGAATTCAATCAGTCTTATTAGCCAAAGAAACGAAATATGTCGTTCTCAATGTCGAAAAGATAAATTTACCAACGATTACAGCACTTTTACATGGTGTAAAATCGCCAACCGTCGTTCCTCTAGCAGAAGAAGGATGGGTAGCTGTACATACTGTTATTTCAGAAGATGACTTTTGGGATAAGATCAACAAGTTGAAGTCTGCAGGTGCACAAGGAATTGTGGTCATGCCGATTGAAAAAATTATTATGTAA
- a CDS encoding Gfo/Idh/MocA family protein, translating to MNFENLNRRSFLKKTNTMVLGTALAASSFDLYANGASKKIKVGLVGCGGRGTGAASQALRADPNVIITAVADVFQDQVDLCLDSLKQISKDQVAVDDKHIFLGFLGFQELMKTDVDVVLLCSPPNFRPDHLEEAVKRGKHIFCEKPVAVDIPNLKRVFESVKIAKAKNLCLVSGFCFRYATPNREIFQRVKQGDIGQIQSVSTFRFGGELSHRERQAGWSDLEYQLRNWFYFQRYSGDLIVEQAIHSVDMMSWALGDVVPKSVVATGGRQSREMDKFGNVFDHMSIEFDYGDGLKAFHSCRQQNGTTSRNTVDIIGKNGRANLNIPSNFEIYGDKAWKFAGRNNNMYQTQHDELFQAIRNKQVINDGPHLANSTLLAIWSRAAAYTGQAITYDQIMQSTEVLGPNSLDYAWEMEADKLPVAQPGKTPFV from the coding sequence ATGAATTTTGAAAATCTAAATCGCCGTTCTTTTCTAAAGAAAACAAATACCATGGTTTTAGGAACTGCTCTTGCTGCCTCGAGTTTTGATTTATATGCAAATGGTGCTTCAAAAAAAATTAAAGTGGGGCTTGTGGGCTGTGGAGGTAGGGGAACCGGAGCTGCCTCACAGGCATTGCGTGCAGACCCTAATGTCATTATTACCGCTGTTGCGGATGTTTTTCAGGATCAGGTAGATCTTTGTTTGGATTCTTTAAAGCAGATTTCCAAGGATCAAGTCGCGGTAGATGATAAGCACATATTTTTAGGTTTTCTAGGTTTTCAAGAATTAATGAAGACAGATGTAGACGTTGTCTTACTCTGTTCTCCTCCAAATTTTAGACCAGACCACTTGGAGGAAGCCGTAAAAAGGGGGAAACATATTTTTTGTGAAAAACCTGTTGCCGTAGATATTCCGAACTTGAAGCGTGTGTTTGAAAGCGTTAAGATAGCAAAGGCTAAAAATTTGTGTTTAGTAAGTGGTTTTTGTTTTCGTTATGCAACCCCTAATCGTGAAATTTTTCAACGCGTAAAACAAGGGGATATTGGACAAATACAATCTGTTTCTACTTTTAGATTTGGGGGAGAGTTGTCGCATCGAGAGAGACAAGCCGGATGGTCTGATTTGGAATATCAATTGCGGAATTGGTTTTATTTTCAAAGATATTCTGGGGACCTTATTGTGGAGCAAGCCATTCATAGTGTCGATATGATGTCATGGGCATTGGGTGATGTTGTTCCAAAGAGTGTGGTTGCTACGGGTGGAAGACAGTCTCGAGAAATGGATAAATTTGGTAATGTCTTTGATCATATGTCTATTGAGTTTGATTATGGCGATGGATTAAAAGCTTTTCATTCTTGTCGTCAACAAAATGGTACAACATCTAGAAATACGGTTGATATTATCGGTAAGAATGGAAGAGCAAATTTGAATATTCCTTCCAATTTCGAAATCTACGGGGATAAGGCTTGGAAGTTTGCGGGACGTAATAATAACATGTATCAGACGCAACATGATGAGCTTTTTCAAGCGATTCGAAATAAGCAAGTCATTAATGACGGACCTCATCTTGCGAATAGCACGTTACTTGCCATATGGTCGCGAGCAGCAGCTTATACAGGGCAAGCGATTACGTATGATCAGATTATGCAATCGACTGAGGTTTTGGGACCCAATTCATTAGATTATGCTTGGGAAATGGAAGCGGATAAGCTTCCGGTAGCCCAACCGGGTAAAACTCCATTTGTTTAA
- a CDS encoding Gfo/Idh/MocA family protein: MKTVIKILVVGCGNMGASHARAYHDLAGFEIVGLVSRGNSKSILNESLQTSYPEFNDYEQALAATKPDAVCISTYPDTHERYAIRAFENGAHVFVEKPLADTVIGAQNVIKAAQQFNKKLVVGYILRHHPSWIKFIEISRTLGTPLVMRMNLNQQSHGFMWDVHRNLMDSLSPIVDCGVHYIDVMCQMIDAKPIRVSAIGARLTADIPETNYNYGQLQLHFDDGSVGWYEAGWGPMVSQTAFFVKDVFGPKGAVSIVPNAAIKEGVSDSVEAHTKTESLRIHYADIDAANEFIRTDEWMHLEDEPTHQDLCEREQLFFEKAIVENLDLTKQCEDALNSLRIAFACDRAVKTKMMIDLQDFL, encoded by the coding sequence ATGAAGACTGTAATTAAGATATTAGTAGTGGGTTGTGGTAATATGGGGGCTTCCCATGCTCGTGCTTATCATGACTTAGCAGGATTTGAAATTGTAGGTTTGGTGTCCAGAGGAAATAGTAAATCTATTCTGAACGAATCGCTGCAAACTTCTTATCCCGAATTCAATGATTATGAGCAAGCATTGGCTGCAACTAAGCCAGATGCTGTATGCATCTCTACTTACCCAGATACGCATGAAAGGTATGCGATTCGTGCTTTTGAGAATGGAGCGCATGTTTTTGTGGAAAAACCATTGGCAGATACTGTTATTGGAGCTCAGAATGTAATAAAGGCTGCGCAGCAGTTTAATAAAAAATTGGTGGTGGGGTATATTTTGAGACATCATCCTTCTTGGATAAAATTTATTGAGATCAGCCGCACACTAGGAACTCCATTGGTCATGCGCATGAATTTGAATCAGCAAAGTCATGGTTTTATGTGGGATGTGCATCGTAATTTAATGGATAGTTTGAGTCCTATCGTTGATTGTGGGGTGCATTATATTGATGTTATGTGTCAGATGATCGATGCTAAACCTATTCGGGTATCTGCTATAGGAGCACGTTTAACGGCTGATATACCGGAGACGAATTATAATTATGGTCAACTTCAACTGCATTTTGATGATGGCTCTGTAGGTTGGTATGAAGCAGGTTGGGGACCTATGGTGAGTCAGACGGCATTTTTCGTGAAGGATGTTTTTGGCCCTAAAGGTGCGGTGTCCATTGTGCCGAACGCAGCAATCAAGGAAGGTGTTTCTGATTCGGTAGAAGCTCATACTAAAACAGAATCTCTACGGATTCATTATGCTGATATCGATGCAGCGAACGAGTTTATAAGGACGGATGAATGGATGCACTTAGAAGATGAGCCTACGCATCAAGATTTATGTGAGCGAGAACAGTTATTTTTCGAAAAAGCAATTGTTGAAAATTTGGATTTAACAAAGCAGTGTGAAGATGCCTTGAATAGCCTACGTATTGCTTTCGCTTGTGATCGGGCCGTGAAAACTAAAATGATGATAGATTTGCAGGATTTTTTGTAA
- a CDS encoding 7-carboxy-7-deazaguanine synthase QueE, with product MSHQVPEDGTLLPLMEEFYTIQGEGFHTGKAAYFIRLGGCDVGCHWCDVKESWDADLHPLTTADQIIENAKKYPAKTVVITGGEPLIYNLDYLTKGLHHAGIQTFIETSGAYPLSGEWDWICLSPKKFKAPRKDVLEAAGELKVIVFNKSDFEWAEEHANLVSSNCKLYLQPEWSKYSEMTPLIIDHVKDNPKWNISLQTHKYLNIP from the coding sequence ATGTCACATCAAGTTCCAGAAGACGGCACTTTACTTCCGTTGATGGAAGAGTTCTATACAATTCAGGGAGAGGGATTTCACACAGGAAAAGCTGCATATTTTATTCGATTAGGAGGATGTGATGTGGGTTGTCACTGGTGTGATGTCAAAGAGAGCTGGGATGCTGATTTGCACCCACTTACTACTGCTGACCAGATTATTGAAAACGCAAAAAAGTATCCTGCTAAAACAGTTGTAATCACTGGAGGAGAACCTTTAATATACAATCTGGATTACTTAACAAAAGGCTTACATCATGCTGGAATCCAAACTTTCATCGAAACATCGGGTGCATACCCATTAAGTGGCGAATGGGATTGGATTTGTTTATCACCAAAAAAATTCAAAGCCCCACGAAAAGATGTCCTAGAAGCTGCAGGTGAATTAAAAGTCATCGTTTTCAATAAAAGTGATTTTGAATGGGCGGAGGAGCATGCAAATTTAGTGAGTAGCAACTGTAAATTATATTTACAGCCCGAATGGTCCAAATATTCAGAAATGACCCCACTTATTATCGACCACGTTAAAGATAATCCCAAATGGAATATCTCACTTCAGACTCATAAATACTTAAATATCCCTTAA
- the thrS gene encoding threonine--tRNA ligase codes for MIKITLPDGSVREYEKGTSAAQVALSISEGLARNVLAAEVNGEVWDSSRPIEEDSTVKLLTWNDTEGKSTFWHSSAHILAEALEELYPGIQFGIGPAIETGFYYDVDFGDREFSSDDFKQIEDKMLELAKRKETFERKAVSKVDAIAYFTEKGDEYKLDLIKDLEDGKITFYTQGEFTDLCRGPHIPNTGFIKAIKLTNVAGAYWRGDESRKQLTRIYGVTFPKASELTEYIKFIEEAKRRDHRKLGKEMELFAFSEKVGAGLPLWLPKGAALRQKLQDFLQRAQLKGGYEPVMTPHIGNKQLYVTSGHYDKYGEDSFQPIRTPVEGEEFFLKPMNCPHHCEIYKTKPRSYKDLPVRFAEFGTVYRYEQSGELHGLTRVRGFTQDDAHLFCRPDQVKEEFKKVIDLVLYVFKALGFEEYTAQISLRDPENRTKYIGSDENWALAESAIIEAAAEKGLSTVVEYGEAAFYGPKLDFMVKDALGRRWQLGTIQVDYNLPERFELEYTGSDNAKHRPVMIHRAPFGSMERFIAVLIEHCAGEFPLWLAPEQFIILPVSEKYEEYAKNLLESLNNSDIRGLIDLRDEKVGRKIRDAEMKKLPYMLIVGEKEAESGTVSVRKHGSVDLGSMTADEFREVLIKEITV; via the coding sequence ATGATTAAAATTACATTACCTGATGGTTCCGTTCGTGAATATGAAAAAGGGACTTCAGCTGCTCAAGTAGCATTGTCAATTTCGGAGGGTTTAGCTAGAAATGTTTTAGCTGCCGAAGTAAATGGAGAGGTTTGGGATTCATCCCGTCCAATTGAAGAAGATTCTACCGTAAAGTTGTTGACCTGGAATGATACAGAAGGTAAATCTACCTTTTGGCATTCTTCAGCGCATATCTTAGCCGAAGCATTGGAAGAGCTTTATCCAGGTATTCAATTTGGTATCGGTCCAGCTATTGAAACAGGTTTCTACTATGATGTAGATTTCGGAGATCGCGAATTTTCATCGGATGATTTTAAACAAATCGAAGATAAAATGTTGGAATTGGCAAAACGTAAAGAAACTTTCGAACGTAAAGCTGTTTCAAAGGTAGATGCTATTGCTTATTTTACTGAAAAAGGAGATGAGTATAAATTAGATCTAATCAAGGATTTGGAAGATGGCAAGATCACGTTCTATACACAGGGCGAATTTACTGACCTTTGCCGGGGTCCTCATATTCCCAATACGGGCTTTATTAAAGCGATTAAATTAACAAATGTCGCTGGTGCGTATTGGAGAGGTGATGAGTCTCGTAAGCAGTTGACTCGTATCTATGGTGTTACATTCCCTAAGGCTTCGGAATTAACGGAATATATTAAGTTTATCGAAGAAGCTAAGAGACGTGATCACCGTAAATTAGGTAAAGAAATGGAGTTGTTTGCTTTTTCAGAGAAAGTAGGCGCAGGGCTTCCATTATGGTTACCGAAGGGAGCAGCTTTGCGTCAGAAATTACAAGATTTCTTGCAGAGAGCACAATTGAAAGGTGGATATGAGCCTGTCATGACTCCCCATATCGGAAACAAGCAATTGTATGTCACTTCGGGTCATTATGATAAGTATGGTGAAGATTCATTTCAACCGATAAGGACTCCAGTTGAAGGCGAAGAGTTTTTCTTGAAGCCAATGAACTGTCCTCATCATTGTGAAATATATAAAACAAAACCACGTTCTTACAAGGATCTTCCTGTACGTTTTGCAGAGTTTGGTACTGTGTATCGATATGAGCAGTCTGGAGAATTACATGGTTTGACTCGGGTAAGAGGATTTACGCAAGATGATGCGCATTTATTTTGCCGACCTGATCAAGTTAAAGAGGAGTTTAAAAAAGTAATCGACTTGGTGTTATATGTTTTCAAAGCTTTAGGTTTTGAAGAATATACCGCACAAATTTCATTACGGGACCCAGAGAATCGCACCAAATACATTGGTAGTGATGAGAACTGGGCTCTGGCTGAAAGTGCCATTATCGAAGCTGCAGCAGAAAAGGGATTGTCGACAGTTGTTGAATACGGCGAAGCGGCTTTCTATGGACCTAAGCTAGACTTTATGGTTAAAGATGCTTTGGGTCGCAGATGGCAGTTGGGTACTATTCAAGTGGATTACAATTTGCCTGAACGATTTGAATTAGAGTATACAGGTTCTGATAATGCAAAACATAGACCTGTGATGATTCATCGTGCGCCATTTGGTTCAATGGAGCGTTTTATCGCTGTATTAATTGAACATTGTGCAGGAGAATTTCCATTATGGCTTGCTCCAGAACAATTTATCATCTTGCCAGTATCAGAAAAATATGAAGAATATGCGAAAAATCTTTTAGAATCGCTAAATAATTCCGATATTCGCGGACTGATAGACTTGCGCGATGAGAAAGTAGGTCGTAAAATCAGAGATGCAGAGATGAAAAAACTACCTTACATGTTGATTGTAGGGGAGAAAGAGGCTGAGAGTGGCACGGTTTCTGTGCGTAAACATGGTTCAGTAGACTTGGGTTCCATGACTGCTGACGAATTTAGAGAAGTATTAATTAAAGAAATAACCGTTTAA
- the infC gene encoding translation initiation factor IF-3, producing the protein MALKRPGGPRPPMRKKEPDHRINELIRVPEVRLVGDNVETGVYPTRKALELADELELDLVEISPNAVPPVCKIIDYSKFVYEQKKKQKEIKANAKQTVIKEIRFGPNTSEHDFDFKLKHAIKFLESGEKVRAYVHFKGRAIVHKEQGEILLLRFAQALEEVGKVELLPKLEGKRMFLTLAPKVVAKK; encoded by the coding sequence TTGGCATTAAAAAGACCAGGTGGTCCTAGACCACCAATGAGAAAGAAAGAACCAGATCACCGCATTAATGAGCTAATCCGTGTGCCTGAGGTACGTTTGGTAGGTGATAATGTGGAAACAGGAGTTTATCCTACACGTAAAGCTTTAGAGCTTGCAGATGAATTGGAACTTGATTTAGTTGAGATTTCGCCAAATGCTGTTCCGCCGGTTTGTAAAATTATCGACTACAGTAAATTTGTTTACGAGCAAAAGAAGAAACAAAAAGAAATCAAAGCTAATGCAAAACAAACTGTTATTAAGGAAATCCGTTTCGGACCTAATACCAGTGAACATGATTTTGATTTCAAATTGAAACATGCAATCAAATTTCTTGAAAGTGGAGAAAAAGTTCGTGCTTACGTACACTTTAAAGGCCGTGCAATTGTACACAAGGAACAAGGCGAAATCTTGTTATTGCGTTTTGCACAAGCTTTAGAAGAAGTGGGTAAAGTAGAATTGCTGCCGAAATTAGAGGGAAAACGTATGTTTTTGACTTTAGCACCTAAAGTGGTTGCTAAGAAATAA
- the rpmI gene encoding 50S ribosomal protein L35: MPKVKTNSSAKKRFKLTGTGKIARKNAFKSHILTKKSTKRKRNLTTTSYVSDGDMGNVKRMLAIGK, translated from the coding sequence ATGCCAAAAGTAAAAACCAATTCCAGTGCTAAAAAACGTTTTAAGCTTACTGGAACAGGTAAAATCGCAAGAAAAAACGCTTTCAAAAGCCACATCTTGACAAAAAAGAGCACAAAACGTAAACGTAACTTAACAACAACAAGTTATGTATCTGATGGCGACATGGGCAACGTTAAACGTATGCTTGCTATCGGAAAATAA